In a genomic window of Paraburkholderia phenazinium:
- a CDS encoding 3-oxoacyl-[acyl-carrier-protein] synthase III C-terminal domain-containing protein, whose product MTNHRRNIRICGTGVAVPEQVLTSDEIDRRFGLPAGTVFKRYGVRTRHRTVHENSASLAVAACEAALAQADLSWSDIDCLVSASATMDQALPYNAALILAARGGDAKRITAFDMGASCLSFLVGLDTLSYLVESGRYRNVLIVSADIATFSLDWSTLGESAIFGDGAAAAVIRKAAPGESSSILASRIETYPEGAEYCHIKAGGSRYHPRRLSSSIDPLALFHMDGPRLFKTVSREMPRFVNDLLGGAALTLDQLRLVVPHQASRLALDHLAKRLRVDAARTVDILADFGNQVAASLPSALHHAIKGGRVQRGDPIMLIGSGAGLTIGGMVMVY is encoded by the coding sequence ATGACGAACCATCGACGCAATATCCGCATCTGCGGAACCGGCGTTGCCGTACCGGAACAGGTGTTGACGAGCGATGAAATCGACCGGCGCTTCGGCCTGCCGGCCGGCACGGTCTTCAAGCGATACGGTGTGCGCACGCGTCATCGCACGGTGCATGAGAACTCGGCTTCGCTTGCGGTCGCAGCGTGCGAAGCGGCGCTCGCGCAGGCCGATCTGAGCTGGAGCGACATTGACTGCCTGGTGTCCGCGTCCGCCACCATGGACCAGGCGTTGCCCTACAACGCGGCGCTGATTCTGGCGGCGCGCGGCGGCGATGCGAAGCGGATTACCGCCTTCGATATGGGCGCGAGTTGCCTGTCGTTTCTGGTGGGGCTCGACACGCTCAGCTATCTGGTGGAAAGCGGCCGGTACCGCAACGTTCTGATCGTCTCCGCCGATATCGCCACGTTCTCGCTGGACTGGTCGACGCTCGGCGAATCGGCGATCTTCGGCGATGGCGCCGCAGCCGCCGTGATCCGCAAAGCCGCGCCGGGCGAAAGCTCGTCCATCCTGGCCTCGCGCATCGAAACCTATCCCGAGGGCGCGGAGTATTGCCACATTAAGGCCGGCGGCTCGCGCTACCATCCGAGGCGCCTGAGCAGCAGCATCGATCCGCTGGCGCTGTTCCATATGGACGGACCGCGCCTCTTCAAGACCGTATCGCGGGAGATGCCGCGCTTCGTCAACGACCTGCTCGGCGGCGCCGCGCTCACACTCGATCAACTGCGTCTCGTCGTGCCGCATCAGGCCAGCCGCCTCGCGCTCGACCACCTCGCCAAACGGCTGCGTGTCGACGCCGCTCGCACGGTGGATATCCTGGCGGACTTCGGCAACCAGGTCGCGGCGTCGCTGCCGTCCGCGCTGCATCACGCGATCAAGGGTGGACGCGTGCAGCGCGGCGACCCGATCATGCTCATCGGCTCGGGCGCGGGCCTGACGATCGGCGGCATGGTCATGGTCTACTGA
- a CDS encoding ArsR/SmtB family transcription factor, which yields MRNAYANSIPADWEQFAAVFAALGDSYRQRILLFFEPGERLTIKQIADVLPLSRTAVLHHVRVLQSAGLLESSKEGREVFLTVNKALLLEALTSTVRYAEEQI from the coding sequence ATGAGAAACGCATACGCCAACAGTATTCCCGCGGACTGGGAGCAATTCGCCGCCGTTTTTGCGGCGCTGGGCGACAGCTACCGGCAGCGCATCCTGCTGTTCTTCGAGCCGGGCGAGCGGCTGACGATCAAGCAGATCGCCGACGTGCTTCCGCTCAGCCGTACCGCCGTGCTGCATCACGTTCGCGTGCTGCAGTCGGCGGGGTTGCTCGAGAGCAGCAAGGAGGGCCGCGAGGTCTTTCTCACAGTCAATAAAGCGCTGTTGCTAGAAGCGCTTACAAGCACGGTCCGCTATGCGGAGGAACAGATATGA
- a CDS encoding OmpA family protein, with product MTFLQSQSVEHHSLSSRNRASRSRTLLRRIAAAAVLVAAAPAAFAQAVLVPVPGPVYEHVPPPRPGHMWHHGYWAWAHGRYVWVPGDWVVQGPVVYGAYPAQVQPALEAPPPPRVERLSADALFPFDRGDINDIRPAGLSDLAQIAARLRASPFGHVEVRGYTDRLGSDGYNLDLSRRRAEAVKAVLVQQGVPADKIRAEGLGSQDPVTQCGTTDNADLVRCLQPDRRVEIVTYVRG from the coding sequence ATGACGTTCCTACAATCACAATCGGTCGAACACCACTCGCTCTCGTCACGCAATCGCGCATCGCGGTCACGCACGCTCTTGCGCAGGATCGCCGCTGCTGCTGTCCTCGTCGCGGCAGCGCCGGCAGCCTTCGCGCAAGCCGTGCTCGTTCCTGTTCCTGGGCCTGTTTATGAGCATGTTCCGCCGCCCCGCCCTGGGCACATGTGGCATCACGGCTATTGGGCGTGGGCTCACGGCCGCTACGTGTGGGTGCCCGGCGACTGGGTGGTGCAAGGACCGGTGGTGTACGGCGCCTATCCGGCTCAGGTTCAACCCGCGCTAGAAGCGCCGCCACCGCCACGCGTCGAGCGTCTGTCGGCGGACGCGCTGTTTCCTTTTGACCGGGGCGACATCAACGACATCCGTCCCGCCGGCCTGTCTGACCTCGCGCAAATCGCCGCACGCCTGCGCGCCAGTCCGTTCGGTCACGTCGAGGTGCGCGGCTACACCGACCGCCTCGGGTCCGACGGCTATAACCTGGATTTGTCGCGGCGCCGCGCTGAGGCTGTGAAAGCGGTGCTGGTCCAGCAAGGCGTGCCGGCGGACAAGATTCGCGCCGAAGGACTCGGCAGCCAGGATCCGGTGACGCAATGTGGAACTACGGACAACGCGGATCTGGTCCGCTGTCTTCAACCGGATCGTCGCGTGGAGATCGTGACGTATGTGCGCGGTTAG
- a CDS encoding SDR family oxidoreductase, which produces MTSPITRAIVTGHTRGLGAALAEQLLSRNIAVLALSRSRNNTLAQRYPQTLEEVELDLADPARVAQWIAGDALSRFVDGAHSVLLFNNAGMVQPIGPLESQDAIAIASAVSLNVATPLMLASAVATASTSANDRRIVHISSGAGRNAYPGWSLYCATKAALDHHARAVVLDANRALRICSVAPGVVDTNMQAEIRSSGKEQFPLREKFEELKRNGQLVSPEQCAIQLVDFALSDVFGEVPVADIRELTQRG; this is translated from the coding sequence ATGACTTCACCCATCACTCGCGCCATCGTTACCGGCCATACGCGCGGCCTCGGCGCTGCCCTCGCGGAACAACTGCTGTCGCGCAACATTGCCGTGCTGGCGCTCTCGCGCTCACGCAACAACACGCTCGCACAGCGGTATCCCCAAACACTCGAAGAAGTCGAGCTGGACCTTGCCGATCCGGCGCGCGTCGCACAATGGATCGCGGGCGACGCGTTGAGCCGCTTCGTCGACGGTGCGCATAGCGTGCTGTTGTTCAACAACGCGGGCATGGTGCAGCCGATCGGCCCGCTCGAATCGCAGGACGCGATTGCCATCGCGAGCGCGGTCAGCCTGAACGTGGCGACGCCGTTGATGCTGGCGAGCGCCGTCGCCACGGCCAGCACTTCCGCGAACGACCGGCGCATCGTGCACATCTCGAGCGGCGCGGGTCGCAATGCCTACCCCGGTTGGAGCCTCTATTGCGCGACCAAGGCCGCGCTCGATCACCATGCGCGGGCTGTCGTCCTCGATGCCAACCGCGCGCTGCGTATTTGCAGCGTGGCGCCGGGCGTCGTCGACACCAACATGCAGGCAGAGATTCGCAGCAGCGGTAAAGAACAATTTCCGTTGCGCGAGAAGTTCGAAGAACTCAAACGCAATGGGCAACTCGTTTCGCCGGAGCAGTGCGCTATTCAGTTGGTCGACTTCGCATTGAGCGACGTCTTCGGCGAGGTACCCGTCGCGGACATCCGTGAGTTGACGCAGCGCGGTTGA
- a CDS encoding GlxA family transcriptional regulator, which produces MPTVAVAIFPGVQALDVAGPVDVFSEANQFLPRAAHYEVTLLSAEPGALRASNGMALVADDTFEGTRRDFDLALVAGGPALPESAPDPRLTRWLTTVASRCKRYGSICTGAFALGHAGLLDERNVTTHWQHAEQLATQFPLARVDFDRIYLRDERLVTSAGVTAGIDLSLALVAEDHGPRTALAVAKRLVVFAQRQGGQSQFSPYLTAPADETSAVAKVQAHVMEHIGERFTVKQLADVAAMSARNFARVFVEETGVTPHEFVERARVDAARKWLESSTAALKAIAYDCGFGTADRMRIVFVRRIGTTPAQYRERFRSA; this is translated from the coding sequence ATGCCAACCGTCGCTGTTGCGATTTTTCCCGGGGTGCAAGCGCTCGACGTCGCAGGACCGGTGGATGTCTTTTCGGAAGCCAATCAGTTTCTGCCCCGCGCCGCGCACTACGAAGTGACCTTGCTCAGCGCGGAGCCGGGCGCATTGCGCGCCTCCAATGGCATGGCGCTCGTCGCCGACGATACGTTCGAAGGAACCCGGCGCGACTTCGATCTCGCGCTGGTAGCCGGCGGCCCCGCGCTGCCGGAAAGCGCGCCCGACCCGCGACTGACGCGCTGGCTCACCACCGTCGCCTCGCGTTGCAAACGCTATGGGTCGATCTGCACCGGCGCATTTGCACTCGGCCACGCGGGTCTGCTCGACGAACGCAACGTCACGACCCACTGGCAACACGCCGAGCAACTGGCCACGCAGTTTCCGCTCGCGCGGGTCGACTTCGACCGCATCTATCTGCGCGACGAGCGGCTCGTCACGTCCGCAGGGGTGACGGCCGGGATCGATCTGTCGCTCGCGCTCGTCGCCGAAGATCATGGGCCGCGCACCGCGCTTGCGGTCGCGAAGCGGCTAGTCGTCTTCGCGCAGCGTCAGGGCGGCCAGTCGCAGTTCAGCCCTTATCTGACCGCCCCTGCGGATGAGACGTCGGCGGTGGCGAAAGTACAGGCGCATGTGATGGAACACATCGGCGAGCGCTTCACGGTGAAGCAGCTCGCGGATGTCGCCGCCATGAGCGCGCGCAATTTCGCCCGGGTCTTCGTGGAAGAAACCGGTGTGACGCCGCACGAGTTCGTCGAACGCGCGCGAGTGGACGCGGCCCGCAAGTGGCTGGAGAGCAGTACCGCCGCGCTCAAGGCGATCGCCTACGACTGCGGCTTCGGCACCGCCGACCGCATGCGCATCGTGTTCGTGCGGCGCATCGGCACGACGCCGGCGCAGTACCGGGAGCGCTTCCGCTCGGCGTGA
- a CDS encoding Na+/H+ antiporter — MSSVVAFKLVLLSLIAMIGLQLLAKRLRLPPAAALLIGGAAMAFVPGLPTVTLDPALVLIVFLPPLLMDGAYFSVWVEFKRNLGGILLLAIGAVAFTTLVVGVVAHEVVPGLPWGACFALGAIVSPPDAVAAKAVLERVALPRRLMVLLEGESLLNDAAGLVLFRFAVAAALTGAFSTGHAVASFAVLALGGVAVGVALGFLVVKLLQYLDDAYLMITASVLAAWISYIVGEMLDVSGVIATVSCGMMLGWYQHEVFPAAVRTRGTAFWQVVIFLMEALVFILIGLSLRGVIVRLGGVGDALTAFAPAVAAVLAAVLVSRFVWVFSVEALNGALCKLMRRSSAAPDWRSATVTSWAGMRGVVTLAIALSLPDAMPGRDLILVAAFAVILVTVLGQGTTIGPLIRWVQPAHVAEPSDRLLTEPQAWARLEAAQLAAIQPLVHGPDGSVIHPRLLEQYTYRARITEAYQLEAAFPANERAAHFDVVLAAVAAGRTELLRMHRSGQIDDELLTILEYDLDLQEIAAQHGRG, encoded by the coding sequence ATGTCCTCCGTTGTGGCCTTCAAACTCGTCCTGCTGTCGCTCATCGCGATGATCGGGCTGCAACTCCTCGCGAAGCGCCTGCGCTTGCCGCCCGCCGCGGCTTTGCTGATCGGTGGCGCTGCGATGGCCTTCGTGCCCGGCCTGCCAACCGTCACGCTCGATCCCGCGCTCGTGCTGATCGTGTTCCTGCCGCCCCTCCTGATGGACGGCGCTTACTTCTCCGTCTGGGTCGAATTCAAGCGCAACCTCGGCGGCATCCTGCTGCTTGCGATCGGCGCGGTCGCCTTCACGACGCTGGTGGTCGGCGTGGTCGCGCATGAGGTCGTGCCCGGCCTGCCGTGGGGCGCATGCTTCGCGCTCGGCGCGATCGTCTCGCCGCCGGATGCGGTGGCCGCCAAGGCCGTGCTCGAACGCGTCGCGCTGCCCCGGCGCCTGATGGTGCTGCTCGAAGGCGAGAGCCTGTTGAACGACGCGGCTGGGCTCGTGCTGTTTCGCTTCGCGGTCGCGGCGGCGTTGACTGGCGCCTTCAGCACCGGACATGCAGTAGCAAGCTTCGCGGTCCTGGCGTTAGGCGGCGTGGCCGTGGGTGTCGCGCTCGGCTTTCTGGTCGTGAAGCTGCTCCAGTATCTCGACGACGCTTATCTGATGATCACGGCATCGGTGCTGGCCGCGTGGATCAGCTATATCGTCGGCGAGATGCTCGACGTCTCCGGCGTGATCGCTACCGTCAGTTGCGGCATGATGCTCGGCTGGTATCAGCACGAAGTCTTCCCAGCTGCGGTGCGCACGCGCGGCACGGCCTTCTGGCAAGTCGTGATCTTTCTGATGGAAGCGCTGGTGTTCATCCTGATCGGCTTGTCGCTGCGTGGCGTGATCGTTCGCCTCGGCGGAGTGGGCGACGCGTTGACCGCCTTCGCGCCGGCGGTGGCGGCCGTGCTGGCAGCCGTCCTCGTTTCGCGTTTCGTGTGGGTCTTCAGTGTCGAAGCGTTGAACGGCGCGCTATGCAAGCTCATGCGACGCAGCAGCGCCGCACCCGACTGGCGCTCCGCGACCGTCACGAGTTGGGCCGGCATGCGTGGCGTCGTCACACTCGCCATTGCGTTGTCGTTGCCCGATGCGATGCCCGGCCGCGACCTGATTCTCGTCGCCGCCTTTGCCGTGATTCTGGTGACCGTCCTCGGTCAGGGCACGACGATCGGTCCGCTGATCCGTTGGGTCCAGCCCGCTCATGTGGCCGAACCCAGTGATCGTCTGTTGACCGAGCCGCAAGCGTGGGCGCGTCTCGAAGCGGCTCAGCTCGCCGCGATCCAGCCGCTCGTCCACGGTCCGGACGGCAGCGTGATCCATCCACGCCTGCTCGAGCAATACACTTACCGCGCACGCATCACCGAGGCCTATCAACTCGAAGCCGCCTTCCCAGCCAACGAGCGCGCCGCCCACTTCGACGTCGTGTTGGCAGCCGTCGCCGCGGGACGCACGGAGTTGTTGCGGATGCATCGATCGGGGCAGATCGACGACGAGCTGCTCACCATCCTCGAATACGACCTCGATCTCCAGGAGATTGCCGCGCAGCATGGACGCGGGTGA